CGGATGTATTTGTCTCTTTAATATCAATGTCTCTTTTGTGTAATAATGGTTTGTGGCTTTTACCTCCCTGTAGATGTGCATGATCCGCTCTCATTGGTTCTTTGCCAAGAGGGAAGCGTCCATTACGTGTTAATCACATTGTGTCATGGCCGACGATTAGAAGGGTAGGAAGGCTGTAAGGAAACACAATAAACCGTTTAGAGACTGTTTTAAGTGTGTTGtgtcttgttttgcttttttcttgACTAGGTTTATCCCTTGACTTTCCATAgtggtgatggcacagtggatatgaccCATGCCTCTGgggtgggagacctgggttcgattcccactgcaatacatcaaccaatgtgtccctgagcaagacccttaacccctagttgctccagaggcgtgcaacctctgacagaTATAGCAATTgaaagttgctttggataaaaagcgtcagctaaatgacatgtaataataGTGCCTATATTTTATAGGGATGTCTACTTGTGTTTTTATACCAATAGGGTTTCATAACCTCCTGTGTCATCATATACAGATGATGGTAATCCCAGTGGTATTCTCAGGATGGCAGAGCGAGAGAGTATCTAATTGCAGAAGTGACCTCCCTTCTGAGACAATGCCATGTGGAGAAGCATTAGACTGCTATTTTTATCGCAGACACACAGCAGTGAAAGACTCATGTATTTAGGGAGGGGGGTGTGAAATTGTAGCTTTGCCAATTTACAAACTTGGAAACAAACTTATGTTCATTGGAGTGTAAAATAAAGCACATTAAGCATTTTGGTCaccacatcttgtttgttttaacaCGTTTGTTTTAAATAGTGCTCTCAGATTTTAGCCTGGTTGGGTTTTTAACTAACTTCCAACACTATTTCTCACTCCCTGATTCACACAACACTTTCATTGTACTGGACAACTGCTGCACTGACTACAGAAACCATCTTGGAGCTCAGGTTGAGGTAAAAATCTCAAACACAATCACAATCTGCATGTCTATCTTCAGCAAACACTCAGTTTGGACCAAATATTTgcgtatagtgtgttgaaacaGCCACAGGACTGAACCACCTCCAATGACTACAATGACATAGGTATGTACAGGAGACAAAATAACATGAGTGCTTGTAGAATATGATGTAATTCAATGCAATGGCTTATGATATAGTAGGTAGTAAATATTTAGATAGTACCACAAATACTTGGAACAGGCACAATCCAGACAACACATTTCAAAGCATTTTACCATTTTGCCAGTACTCCTGTAATGAAATATTACCCTGCTGCAGGTTTGTGATTATTTGATTAAACCCCACTTTCATTAAGAAGAAATATTTTTCAAATTGAAATAGATTTTGGACCTGGACCCCTCTACAGAATAAGAAAAGGATTCAAgattttacaaaaaatgtagGAGCCACCTTTTTGTGCTtaccatttcagtttttttatttgtgcttttcATGGCGCATACTGCCAAACAAATTTGTAATACAATCACCACCAAGTAATTGCCTCCCAGACTATACTTCAGGGCCCCTGAGAGTCCCTGCATGACAAGTTGCCCTCTTTGCCCATTTGGTAATCCAGAATTGATTTCATTTGACTTTAGTTTTTCCGCATATAATCAAACCCAAAATTTCGCTCGGTAGCGGTAGAATTAAGACTGATTGCCACGTAtcataaaataaattgtatttccCTTTAAAGTAGCAACGAAACTTTCCATTTGAGTAACCACATTTATATACAATAGCCTTTTTAATAAGTACAACTTTTGTGAGGTTTAAAATCAGTTGAGTCAACAAATGTGTTAATGTATTGCGCTGTGTTCcttttattttgtccaccccatcTCCAGCTTGGTGTGTTTACACCCCGGTCCAGCAGGGGGCGGTAGTGTATCACATGGAACACTTTGAGTGGCTCAGTCTCATGTCCGTGTTTGGTTTACAAGCGAAGCGTGACGTTCAGGGACTCGCCAAAAACGTCTCCTAGTGCAACTGAAaactacattttttatttatttataaacgtCCAAAATGCAGTCACTGAAAGCGTTTCTCATCGAGAGACTGACAGCAACCGCGGAGGAGATATTTGGAGCTGTTGAAAAGACAATCGCCGAGTACAAAGAGGAGGTTTCTCATTCAAAAGATTTAGAAATCAGTCGTCTCAGGATGCAGCTTAAGCTTCTCAAGTCAGGTTGGTTTGAATGGAAGCTGAGTGCATCCAAACATAATGCAGCCTTGCGTTATTTTGTAGATAAATTGCATGATTGTGGTGTTATCATTTGTCTTTTACCTAGAGCCAAGGTTGGATATGTGCCTCGGAgcccagctgcagcagctcacccatcatcaccaccaccaccatcctcctcctcctcctcctcctcttcctcagcagcagcagcagcagcatcaatcAGTCCCTGCAGTGGAGCCTCCTAAGTCCCAGCACTGTGAGGAGGATGGGGGCAGCAGCATGGAGCAGGAGGAGCATCCAGAGCCCTCACAGGTGAAGAAGGAGCCGCAGCAGCTGAAGAGTCACAGGGATTTCTGGATGGGTCACAATGCAGAGCAGCTCGAAAGCCTTGAATCAGACATCAAAGACTTCATCTTGTCTCCTTCCAGCCTTAAAAGCAGCCTGCAGGACCCCACCTTGCCCTTCCACCCCTACCACAACAACCACTGCGAGGAGAGCAAAGACAAAGCCTACTGCTGCTTTTGTGAAAAGCGTTTCAGTAACTGCTCCCACCTCGCAGCTCATATcaggacacacacaggagagaggCCTTACATATGTGAACTATGCAGAAAGACTTTCATCACAACGAGCGCTCTGAACAGACACCAGACGATCCACACTGAAGGGAAACACTTTGTCTGTAATTATTGTAGTAAATCCTTCAAATGGATGGAGTCTCTTGGCAGGCACATGCGAAGTGTGCATAAGAGAGAGAATATATGACTCATTGAAAATACACTAATGTCCAATAGATTATTCATGTTGTTACTGTGTAGTCATCTAtgatacatatttattttgtaagaaTACATTTACcataatgtatttataaaaaGATATGTCTGTGAATGTATTTCTACAACTCATTTGCACATCATTTACTGGCTTACAAGGCTAAATGAGGTCCATGCACAACATCATTTACAACTAAACATAGAAAAGACACTACCTTCTTTGTTCTGGTGTTTTATACTTGTAAATACTCTTTTTTTGGTATTGTTTAAAGTATTCTGCTTTCTGCTGCAGGAACATAAGAAGTTGCACAGTACTCCAGAAGGTGGCAGTAACAGCATTTCATTCACAATTTCACATCAATCTACAGTATCTGGCAGTGTTAAGACTCCAGTGTCTAATGTACTGAGTATGTACTTTTCTGGGAACTGTACCCTCAGTCAGTAGCCTTCTTACAGTCAAACTATTCATTCAGAGATAACCCCTTATTCCCAGTGGTGGAAagcaactaagtacatttaaaatgttgaggtacttgtactttacttgagtgtttccattttctgctactttatacttctactccactacatttatgtgAAAGCTATAGTTACTATTTACTTTACATATTCACATTattaacacaaaatataatcaacaaacaaATGATGATGCATTGTTATATATTAAGTTACCCTGCAGtttttaaagtagttaaaactagCTCCACCTTAACCAGCTGCAATAATAAAGTGATGCTTACAAATGAATTATAattcaaaaatataataaatacattattctGCTTTGTTTTCAGGGTcttggtgttgtgcatgctggctcgcCATCATGGCTCATTGGAACACtcgagccattgttaatgttattagtaacacctgtgatTTTCCTACTTTGACAAGTCAAATGTCTGCCAGAAAAAAGCCCATGTAGTTCCAACTTTATAGCAAAAATGTGGGAAAGCCCTTAGCTGTTGTGACATAAAGAGTGTATAAAATGAGGATAGGCTACTCTTCTGAGTGTGTTGTGGAAGAACTTGGTCTGACCTCAACTCCATCCAACAcatttgggatgaactggaacgCTGACTTTCTGCCAGGCCTTATCACCGAACATCAGTATCCAACTTCACTAATGCTCATGTGGCTGAATGGCAGCAAATTCCTGCGACCAGGTTCCAAAAGTGTTGTGGAAAGTCTTTCTTTTTGAGGAGAGAGGATGCTTTTATAGCAGCATATCAAAGCCCATGGTTTTGGGATGAGATCTTTAGGGGTCTAATGTTCAGGTTTATTTAGCAAAAGCTATAAACTTGGGATGTTGCTCTGGCTCACACAAGAAACACACAGTCAGTCCACTTCCCTCCTCAGGGTGACATTAGACAGGACGTCCCCCCGCTGCCCTCTCTATTTGCTGTCATTATGAAGCCATTAGTTATATTCAGGGGTGAAACTGAGATTCGTAATGCGGGGAGCTGTGATTCACAGAGTGCGTATGTACATATGCAGCAGCAGCGGTAGAGTTCAATTTTTTGTATTATGAATagtagatacagtattaaagttTAAGTTAAATACAGAGTTCATTGTGGTTCAATGAGCCAATACAGAAACTTTTTCAGTTCATACATTCTTTTTTCATGTGTCAGCCAgcttgataaaaaaataataatgcttGAAATGCTGATGACTGTGCTAAGTGGCCAGCGCCTACACTTCATTCATGTCTCACAATGTTGTAGAACATCTTGTTGAACTGGATTATTATTTTAGGGTACACTCACTCATTGGAGAGAGATTTTTCTGAGAGCTCTCATGTACATCCATGCACTCTGTGCAGTAAACCGCTTACTACAAGTGTGCAGAGTAGCCAATTAAAATGATGACACAATATCTCTTTGAAATTGAAACTCTGGATTAAAATAACGATGAATTATGTGCTGCAGGGCGCTGCTCCAAAAAATTAAGTGTTGCTCCAAACACAGATTTCACCCCTGGTAAATGGAGAAGTTATAGGACAACACTTACAGGTGTGTCCAGATAACCTTATTGTTTCATTTCACAACCCAGTCTGCATCTTCTCTGCTGTTTGGTTCACTGGTTCAGAAAATTCCAGAGATGTAAGAAAGAGCAATGTGCTTCCCATTAACTCTGTGGCCTAAAGGGTTCCCTCACTCTTTGCTCTCTTTAAATAGGTACCAAACGTTTTAGGTATcggagggaaaaaaacattttattttattattatatatatatttttttaacctttatttattcagggaaggttcagtgagaggaagcctctctgtttgcaggaacaccctgagcacattcacacagttacacattcatacctggaagctgcccagtacaaccacagtctgatctgctggccactaagcagctccactggagcaatcggggttaagggccttgctcaagggcacctcagtcgtggtaatgaggg
This sequence is a window from Sander vitreus isolate 19-12246 chromosome 6, sanVit1, whole genome shotgun sequence. Protein-coding genes within it:
- the LOC144518956 gene encoding uncharacterized protein LOC144518956: MQSLKAFLIERLTATAEEIFGAVEKTIAEYKEEVSHSKDLEISRLRMQLKLLKSEPRLDMCLGAQLQQLTHHHHHHHPPPPPPPLPQQQQQQHQSVPAVEPPKSQHCEEDGGSSMEQEEHPEPSQVKKEPQQLKSHRDFWMGHNAEQLESLESDIKDFILSPSSLKSSLQDPTLPFHPYHNNHCEESKDKAYCCFCEKRFSNCSHLAAHIRTHTGERPYICELCRKTFITTSALNRHQTIHTEGKHFVCNYCSKSFKWMESLGRHMRSVHKRENI